A single genomic interval of Camelina sativa cultivar DH55 chromosome 11, Cs, whole genome shotgun sequence harbors:
- the LOC104725358 gene encoding small ubiquitin-related modifier 1-like isoform X2 yields the protein MSPTRSDITNDGNCSNNNEGGVPDHEENKIVLKDDSVRPFRMKRTMRFEKLMKSYCELQNLDFYNTVFFCYARRLNPEQTPDELDMEDGDEIEALIGWPM from the exons ATGTCGCCGACAAGATCGGATATTACCAACGACGGCAACTGCAGCAACAACAATGAAGGAGGAGTACCCGATCACGAAGAGAACAAAATCGTACTCAAA GATGATAGTGTGAGACCCTTCAGGATGAAAAGAACCATGAGGTTTGAAAAACTCATGAAAAGCTACTGTGAGCTTCAAAATCTTGATTTCTACAACACCGTCTTCTTCTGCTATGCTCGTCGTCTCAATCCTGAACAAACACCTGATGAG CTTGATATGGAAGATGGAGATGAAATCGAAGCATTAATTGGTTGGCCGATGTAG
- the LOC104725357 gene encoding UBX domain-containing protein 1-like isoform X2 — translation MAAHIENDAVEVNRELLKELEDMGFSMARAAWALHHSGNSSLEEAVNWIIDHESDSQFEKMPLMEFNIEIESPNPYDDTAETSQARAKELMEQARKLREEEETKREREREKERIRAGKEMMETKRIAEENERRRNIALRKAEKDEEKKAREKIMVKVNEDKLKRKRRLGLTTETESASTSTHVSPLNTKDEDPRITRKTFETLLTIVRNAANKPGEERYRRIRLTNRLFHERVGRYSQGIEFLEFCGFNREDGSEFFYLPYRDVDINRLRDAAFQLNAAITNPFFGLLSTEAEDREQ, via the exons ATGGCAGCACATATTG aaaatgatGCAGTTGAGGTTAATCGTGAATTGCTGAAGGAGCTCGAAGATATGGGGTTCTCGATGGCTCGGGCAGCCTGGGCTCTGCATCACTCTG GTAACTCTAGTCTTGAAGAAGCCGTGAACTGGATCATAGACCATGAGAGCGATTCACAGTTTGAAAAAATGCCTTTG ATGGAATTTAACATTGAGATTGAGTCTCCAAATCCATATGATGATACTGCAGAAACTTCTCAGGCAAGAGCTAAAGAACTAAT GGAACAAGCTCGTAaactaagagaagaagaagaaactaaacgtgaaagagaaagagaaaag GAAAGGATACGAGCAGGGAAAGAGATGATGGAGACAAAGAGAATTGCGGAAGAAAACGAAAGAAGACG gAATATAGCTTTGAGGAAAGCTGAGAAAGATGAGGAGAAAAAAGCAAGAGAGAAAATTATGGTTAAAGTTAATGAAGACAAG CTGAAGAGAAAGCGGAGGCTCGGATTGACAACTGAAACAGAATCTGCTTCGACATCAACTCATGTTTCTCCACTTAATACTAAG GATGAAGATCCAAGAATCACGAGGAAGACATTTGAAACGCTTCTGACAATTGTGAGAAATGCAGCTAATAAGCCAGGTGAAGAAAGATATAGAAGAATCCGTCTCACGAACCGCTTGTTCCATGAGAGAGTCGGGAGATATAGCCAAGGTATTGAGTTCTTGGAGTTTTGTGGATTCAACAGAGAGGATGGATCTGAGTTCTTTTATCTACCGTACCGTGACGTAGACATCAACCGGCTTCGAGACGCTGCGTTTCAGCTAAACGCTGCGATTACCAATCCCTTCTTCGGTCTTCTCTCCACGGAAGCTGAAGACCGTGAACAATAA
- the LOC104725357 gene encoding UBX domain-containing protein 1-like isoform X1, with amino-acid sequence MAAHIENDAVEVNRELLKELEDMGFSMARAAWALHHSGNSSLEEAVNWIIDHESDSQFEKMPLMEFNIEIESPNPYDDTAETSQARAKELMEQARKLREEEETKREREREKERIRAGKEMMETKRIAEENERRRNIALRKAEKDEEKKAREKIMVKVNEDKLKRKRRLGLTTETESASTSTHVSPLNTKRVVMSPPSRASKAEEMRECLRSLRRNHKDEDPRITRKTFETLLTIVRNAANKPGEERYRRIRLTNRLFHERVGRYSQGIEFLEFCGFNREDGSEFFYLPYRDVDINRLRDAAFQLNAAITNPFFGLLSTEAEDREQ; translated from the exons ATGGCAGCACATATTG aaaatgatGCAGTTGAGGTTAATCGTGAATTGCTGAAGGAGCTCGAAGATATGGGGTTCTCGATGGCTCGGGCAGCCTGGGCTCTGCATCACTCTG GTAACTCTAGTCTTGAAGAAGCCGTGAACTGGATCATAGACCATGAGAGCGATTCACAGTTTGAAAAAATGCCTTTG ATGGAATTTAACATTGAGATTGAGTCTCCAAATCCATATGATGATACTGCAGAAACTTCTCAGGCAAGAGCTAAAGAACTAAT GGAACAAGCTCGTAaactaagagaagaagaagaaactaaacgtgaaagagaaagagaaaag GAAAGGATACGAGCAGGGAAAGAGATGATGGAGACAAAGAGAATTGCGGAAGAAAACGAAAGAAGACG gAATATAGCTTTGAGGAAAGCTGAGAAAGATGAGGAGAAAAAAGCAAGAGAGAAAATTATGGTTAAAGTTAATGAAGACAAG CTGAAGAGAAAGCGGAGGCTCGGATTGACAACTGAAACAGAATCTGCTTCGACATCAACTCATGTTTCTCCACTTAATACTAAG AGGGTAGTAATGTCGCCGCCAAGCCGAGCCTCGAAAGCAGAGGAGATGAGGGAATGCTTAAGGTCATTAAGACGAAACCATAAA GATGAAGATCCAAGAATCACGAGGAAGACATTTGAAACGCTTCTGACAATTGTGAGAAATGCAGCTAATAAGCCAGGTGAAGAAAGATATAGAAGAATCCGTCTCACGAACCGCTTGTTCCATGAGAGAGTCGGGAGATATAGCCAAGGTATTGAGTTCTTGGAGTTTTGTGGATTCAACAGAGAGGATGGATCTGAGTTCTTTTATCTACCGTACCGTGACGTAGACATCAACCGGCTTCGAGACGCTGCGTTTCAGCTAAACGCTGCGATTACCAATCCCTTCTTCGGTCTTCTCTCCACGGAAGCTGAAGACCGTGAACAATAA
- the LOC104728704 gene encoding putative small ubiquitin-related modifier 6 translates to MSTTAKFYERRKVKKEGEKRNVASESTHVTLNVRGQDEEEVRVFKVRRKTKLLKLMQYYSDMRGVEWNAFRFLLDGSRNREYHTPDDLKLKDGDEIDAMLYQESGFSPSSSMIF, encoded by the exons ATGTCAACGACGGCCAAATTTTATGAAAGGAGGAAAGTGAAGAAGGAAGGGGAAAAGCGTAATGTTGCATCGGAGTCAACTCATGTTACTTTGAACGTGAGGGGTCAG GACGAGGAAGAGGTTAGAGTGTTCAAGGTGAGAAGGAAGACTAAGTTGCTTAAGTTGATGCAATATTACAGCGATATGAGAGGTGTCGAGTGGAACGCATTTCGCTTTCTATTGGATGGCTCGAGAAATCGGGAGTACCATACTCCGGATGAC ctgAAGCTCAAGGATGGAGATGAAATTGACGCAATGTTGTATCAAGAAAGTGGTTTTAGCCCATCGTCCTCTATGATATTTTAA
- the LOC104725358 gene encoding small ubiquitin-related modifier 1-like isoform X1, with translation MSPTRSDITNDGNCSNNNEGGVPDHEENKIVLKVRFNCQDDSVRPFRMKRTMRFEKLMKSYCELQNLDFYNTVFFCYARRLNPEQTPDELDMEDGDEIEALIGWPM, from the exons ATGTCGCCGACAAGATCGGATATTACCAACGACGGCAACTGCAGCAACAACAATGAAGGAGGAGTACCCGATCACGAAGAGAACAAAATCGTACTCAAAGTAAGATTTAATTGTCAG GATGATAGTGTGAGACCCTTCAGGATGAAAAGAACCATGAGGTTTGAAAAACTCATGAAAAGCTACTGTGAGCTTCAAAATCTTGATTTCTACAACACCGTCTTCTTCTGCTATGCTCGTCGTCTCAATCCTGAACAAACACCTGATGAG CTTGATATGGAAGATGGAGATGAAATCGAAGCATTAATTGGTTGGCCGATGTAG